The Neisseria subflava DNA window AAGTAACCGTCTTCTCATTCAGACACGCCAAAGTCTCGCCATTTTGAGCACGGCGGACAATCAAACTGCCTGACAGCTTGTCAGCATCGAAAACATGCATAGGCTGACCGATTTCCAGCATCACATAGTTACCAATGTCCACCAATGCGGAAATGCTGCGGATACCGCTGCGTTCCAAACGTTGTTTCATCCAATCGGGAGTAGCCGCTTTCGCATTGACATTTTCAATAACGCGGCTGATAAAACGACCGCAATCGGCCGGTGCATCAATACGGACAGCCTGTTTTTTCTCGCTGCCAATAGAGGCCGTCTGAATTTCAACAGGCGTAAACACACATTGAGTCAACGCAGAAACCTCACGCGCAATGCCCTTAACACTCAAGCAATCAGCGCGATTAGGCGTAATTTTCAACGTAAACAGCGTATCGTCCAAATCCAAGTATTCGCGGATATTGGTACCGACAGGCGCATCTTCAGGCAGAATGTGCAGACCGTCTACACCATCATCAGGCAAACCCAGTTCATTGGTCGAACACAACATGCCGTTTGATGGTACGCCGCGCATTTTAGTCGGCTTAATTTTGAAATTACCCGGCAAAACGGCACCCGGCAACGAACACGGCACTTTAATGCCCGGCTTGACATTTGGCGCGCCACAAACAATCTGAACTAACTCGCCCGTACCGGCATCAACTTGGGTAACGTTCAAACGGTCTGCATCAGGATGTTTTTCAACGGATTTTACTTCGGCAACAACCACGCCACTGAAAGCAGGGGCAGCAGTATCGATTTCTTCCACTTCCAAACCGGCCATAGTCAAAAGATGTTCCAGTTTATCGGCAGAAAGATCAGGATTGGCTTGGGTTCTCAGCCATGAGTAGGAGAATTGCATTTATCACTTCCTATAAAATAAATCTGCTTTATTTAAAGCGAACTTGAAGATTCAGTTTGATAAAAAAGTCATTGTCTTCTTTGAATAGCCAACCGTAAAAATACTTCTTCTTAGCATCATTGTCAGAATGCCCTGGATTATTTTTATCTTCGCCTGTAGTAGCTTGTTCCAATTTTGTACGCTTTAAGAGATAATTTCTAAGTAAATTGAAGTCATAAATGTGGAAACATACGACACTTCCATCCTTTTTTGCTACAATTACCCCACCAAAAGATTCATATTCTCCCAGCCATACAGCTTCCGAGGTCATTCCCATCGCACTTTCTACTAAAAATTTTTTAATCTTATACTCATAAAACTTCTGCTGCCCCTCCCCCCTTCATAAAAATTTAATGGGTCTGAATCCTCCAATATGTCTACTAATTTTTCAATAGAAGATTCCCTATTCAAATACCTTAAGTATAGGCAATGTGCCAAAATTTCAGGTAGATCCCCATCTATAATCTTCAGATTATTATAAAACTGCCTGGACTGTATTCCTTGAAAGCAAACATCTGCACCAATGTTTTCTATTTTTTCTAATCTTGCTGTTATCTTTCCTTTCTTTCCTTTTGTCTCATAAGTATTACCATTGAAAGACTGTAAATCAAAGCTTTTTGGAAGATTTGTTATCTTATAAATAAAGTTGTTTCCAGCCCCTGTGTTCAATAAAGTTGCATTTTCTCCTAATAAAGACTTAATACTGAAGCCTAAATCAGTATCCTTGGCAAGCCGATAATCATAAATTTTTAACCTTATATCCGATTTAGTACCAGAATTAGCTTTTGCTGTTTTAATTTGATTGCTCTGTAAAAATGGATCTAATTTAGAAATTGGAAATGAACGGTCTTTTCCATCTTTTATACCTGATAAAGCATCTTCAATTACTTTAGTTAATTCCTGATATGTATAGCTATTCAATAATTCTTCTTGAGTATTATCAACTTTAAAGATATGTATTTTTACTTCTTCACCTAGCTCTTCTCTTTCAAACTCTAGCCGATATCCTTGTTCAGATTTATAGCTTTTCATCACTTGATAAATATTTGTATTATCAGGATTTAAATCCATATCTGACTGCACCAACTTTCCCTCTGCAATTAGTTTCAATAATACATATAATTCTGTCCACTCCCCTTTATTTGCTCGTACCGCCATAATTTTATCCCTTATCTGATAATAGCTTGTCTAAAACTCTCTCAGCCACTGCCTGAATTGCTGGCACAGCAACCGAATTGCCGAATTGTTTATATGCGGAAGCATCTGCAACCGGGATTTTAAATTCTTCAGGAAACCCTTGCAGCCTTGCCCATTCGCGCGGAGTCATTTTTCTGATTCCTTCGCGGTTTACCTCGCCTTTAATATTGGTGGTCGGAGTAAAATCGGTAATACGCTTGTCGATTACCAAATTCCGCTCCCTTCCCATACCTCCGACGACAATCGCATTGGCAATCCCGTCATCGGGAATAATCTCATATCCAAACCCATTACCCTTTTCTTCATGCCTTTGTTTGTGTTTTCTTAAAGTATCAATGTATTGGGTGGACAAATAATATTTAGTCGGTACAGTATCTTTTTCCCGTATATCCTTAAAAGCCACCTGAATTCTTGTCGGTTCAGGATATTCGAAATCTTTGATATTAGTATCTTCCCGAAAGCCCACAATAAAAATCCTCTCACGGTTTTGCGGCACCCCGAAATCCTTTGCATTGACAATTTTCGGCTCTGGTACAAAATATCCTAAATCTTCTCTCAACGTATTCAATATCGTCTGCAACGTCCTGCCTCGATCATGATTAGTCAATCCTTTTACGTTTTCCAAAAAGAATGCCTTAGGACGGTGCCTGCGGATAATCTCCGCCACATCAAAAAATAATGTACCGCGCGTATCTTCAAACCCCCCGCGCCGGCCGGCAATCGAAAAGGCTTGACAGGGGAAACCTGCACACAGCACATCAAATTGCTTCGGAATGTATTGTTTGGTTTCTTCCGAAGTAATATCGCCAAACGGTACTTCTCCGAAATTGGCTTCATACGTCTGTTTGGCTTTCTCGTCCCACTCGCTCGAGAACACGCATTTCCCACCCAAGTTCTGCATCGCTATGCGGAAGCCGCCAATACCTGCAAACAAATCGATAAAGGTAAATTTGGGCTTCAAGGCCGTCTGAAAAGTACCACTGTTTTCAAAAAGGCAGTATTGAGCTGCTTTTTCTTCCAAGTATTCGCCTTGATTACCACCCTTAATTTCGTTTTTGTAAATCAATTCTTCTTGCTCGGATGATTTCTTTGACTTTTTCTGCACAGCTGGTTGTATCTTTAACGACATCGTTACTCCAAAAACGTAAAACCGTCCAGCCCTCGGCTTTCAGACGGCCTGTTACTTCCATATCCCGTCGGATGTTGCGTTCTATCTTGGCAATCCAAAATTCGCGGTTGCCCTTTATTTCCGCTTTTCTCTGTTCCCAATCCTTGCCGTGCCAAAACTCGCCATCGACAAACACGGCAACTTTGTATTTTTTAAACGAAAAATCAGGTTTTCCAAAAATGCTTCCGCTATTTTTCCGATACCTGAGCCCCAAAGCCCACATCGCCTTTGCCAATGCAAGCTCAGGTTTCGTCCCTTTGCTTTTGTTGGCACGCATACATTTTTTACGCTGCTCTGGGGTTAATTTATCCATTTTTTGGGGCGTCTGAAAATTACTTAAACTGCTTCAAAAAGTTCAAATCATTATCGAAGAACAAGCGCAGGTCATTGACGTTGTAGCGCAACATGGCAAAGCGGTCGAGACCGATACCGAAAGCGAAACCGGTATATTTTTCAGGGTCGATATTGACGTTTTTCAACACGTTAGGATGTACCATGCCACAGCCGCCGACTTCCAACCATTTGCCGTTTTCGCCCATGATGTCGATTTCGGCAGAAGGCTCGGTGAACGGGAAGAAAGACGGACGGAAACGTACTTGCAGGTCATCGCGTTCAAAGAAGCGACGGATAAAATCAGTGAACACTGCTTTCAAATCGGCAAAAGTTACGCCCTCTTCTACCCACAAACCTTCGGCCTGATGGAACATAGGCGAGTGAGTGGCATCACTGTCCACACGGTAAACGCGGCCAGGGGCAATAATGCGGATAGGCGGCTCTTTTTTGTCGAGCATATAGCGGATTTGAATAGGCGAAGTGTGTGTGCGCAAAACGTCGCCGTTTTCAACGTAGAAAGTATCTTGCATCGCACGCGCTGGGTGATTTGCAGGAATATTCAAGGCTTGGAAATTGTGGAAATCGTCTTCGATTTCAGGGCCGTCCGCCACTTCAAAACCCATACCGTGAAACAGCTCGACCACACGTTGCAAAGTCAAAGTAACCGGATGCAAACCGCCATGTTCTTGTGCACGGCCCGGCAAAGTAATATCCAAGGCTTCTGCAGCCAATTGAGCTTGTAGCTTGGCTTCATTCAGGGCATCGCGTTTGGCATTAAAGGCCGTCTGAAACTGATTTTTGCATTCGTTGATGTGCGCGCCTATGGTTTTACGCTCTTCAGGAGACATTTGACCCAAAGTTTTCAAAAGTCCGGTCAATTCGCCGGTTTTACCAAGATAGCGTGCTTTAATTTGTTCTAAGGCATTGAAGTCTTGCGCGGCTTCAATAGCGGCAATACCTTCTGCAACGATACGGTTTACATTTTCCATAGTGGTTTATCGTCTGTTTGTTGATGGCAGGCCGTCTGAAACAACAAAGCCGTCTGTTGGATTTGATTGCAAACCCGTTCAGACGGCCTTTTGTCTTACTGCGGCCAATCCGTTTGATAAGAGAGGCCTATTTTATCGCAAATTAGTATAAAAAAATAGAGTTTAAAGAAAGAAAATCAACTACATAGGATTTCTTTAAGAAAAGAAAAAAGGAAGCATAAGCTTCCTTTTTAAATAATCTTATCGAATTAAGCAGCCAAAGCAGCTTTAGCTTTTTCAACTAATTGTGCAAATGTAGCTTTGTCGAATACAGCCAAATCAGCTAATACTTTGCGGTCGATTTCGATAGCAGCGCGTTTCAGGCCGTTCATGAATTTGCTGTAAGACAGACCATTTTCACGGGCACCTGCGTTGATACGAACGATCCACAGTTGACGGAATTGACGTTTGCGTTGGCGACGGTCACGGTATGCGTATTGACCGGCTTTCATTACCGCTTGTTTGGCAACACGGTAAACGTTTTTACGACGACCGCGGTAGCCTTTGGCTAACGCGAAGACTTTTTGGTGACGAGCACGAGCGGTAACACCGCGTTTTACGCGTGGCATATTCTAAACTCCTTAAGCGTAGGGCAACATTTTAGCAACAGAAGCCAAATCGCGTGAATCCACCATAGCGGTGCCGCGCAATTGACGTTTAGTTTTAGTGGTTTTTTTGGTCAGGATGTGACTTTTGAACGCATGACCGCGTTTTACACCACCGTTACCCAGTACTTTAAAGCGTTTTTTCGCGCTAGACTTGGTTTTCATTTTAGGCATTGGAAAACTCCATTCGTTATTAGATAAGGTATAAGGGGTTTTGAAATAAATTTCAAACACTTGGATCCCAAAATACCACGGTTTTTGCCGCTAATTAAACCTTATTTCGAGCGGCAATCGAAATAAGCCTTGCATTATAGCTTTATTTTTTCTTAGGCGCAATCATCATCACCATTTGACGACCTTCCATTTTAGGGAAGGACTCGATTTGTGCCACTTCAGCCAACTCTTCTTTTACGCGTTCAAGCAGTTGGGCACCCAATTGTTGATGGGCCATCTCACGACCGCGGAAACGCAATGTCACTTTGACTTTATCACCATCGGCAAGAAAACGGTTGATGTTGCGCATCTTGATTTGATAGTCGCCTTCATCAGTACCCGGACGGAATTTAATTTCCTTGATTTGTACCTGCTTTTGGTTTTTCTTGGCTTCGTCGCGCTTCTTGGCTTGTTGGTATTTGTATTTACCGTAATCCATCAGTTTGCATACGGGCGGTTTGGCAGTTGGGGAAATTTCTACCAAATCGACATCTTGCTCTTCGGCCATAGCCAGAGCTTCACGAACTGAAACGACACCAAGCTGATCGCCTGACTCACTAATTAATCGCACTTCTTTGGCGGTAATTTCACCATTGATTCGTGCTTCGCGTTCTTGAGCGATGATGAATACTCCTATAAAAATTAATGATTGACGAGGGCGTCAGTGATTTCTTGCTGCAATTGTGCAATAAAATCATCTACATTCAAAGAACCCAAGTCTTCTGCTTTGCGGCGTACCGCAACTTTGTTTTCTTGTTTCTCTTTATCGCCGACAACGATTTGATAAGGGAAACGATATTGGCTGTTGTCGCGGATTTTGTAACCGATTTTTTCGTTACGCAAATCCAATTCGACACGGAAGCCAGCTGCCTGCAATTTGGCAGCCACTTCGCGACAATAATCTGCTTGGTTCTCGGTGATATTCATAATCACCATTTGAACCGGCGCAAGCCACAATGGGAATGAACCTGCATGGTTTTCAATCAGAATACCGATGAAGCGCTCCAATGAACCCAAAATAGCACGGTGCAACATTACAGGACGCGCACGGTCGTTGTTTTCTGTTACATATTCTGCATTTAAACGCTCCGGCAATACAAAGTCCAACTGCAGGGTACCGCACTGCCAAGAGCGACCCAAGGCATCTTTAACATGGTATTCAATCTTAGGACCATAGAATGCGCCTTCGCCAGGCAATTCTTCCCACTCCACGCCGCAAGCGGTCAATGCATCACGCAGACCTTGTTCGGCCTTATCCCAAACTTCGTCAGAACCTGCACGTTGTTCAGGGCGGAGGGACAGCTTCACAGCAACATCATGGAAGCCGAATTGTTTGTAAATGCGAACCAACAATTCATTGAATGCGCGTGCTTCATCAACGATTTGATCTTCAGTACAGAAAATATGCGCATCATCTTGCACAAAACCGCGAACACGCATCAGACCATGCAATGCACCGCTTGGTTCATTGCGGTGGCAAGAACCGAACTCGGCCAAACGCATTGGCAAATCGCGATATGAGCGCAAACCGTTATTGAAAATTTGCACATGACCCGGACAGTTCATCGGTTTAACCGCGTATTCGCGTTTTTCGGAACTGGTCACGAACATATTGTCTTTATAGTTTTCCCAGTGGCCGGATTTTTCCCAGAAGGTTTTATCCATAATCTGAGGCGTTTTCACCTCTTTATAACCGGCAGCATTCAGCTCTTTGCGCATATGCTGCTCAATCACTTGCCACAAAGCCCAGCCTTTAGGATGCCAGAACACCATACCCGGTGCTTCATCTTGCAGGTGGAACAAATCCAATTGTTTACCCAGCTTACGGTGGTCGCGTTTTTCCGCTTCCTCGATGCGTTGGATATAAGCCTTCAATTCGTCTTTACTTGCCCAAGCCGTACCGTAAATACGTTGCAACATTTCATTATTGCTGTCGCCGCGCCAGTATGCGCCTGCCAGCTTGGTCAGCTTAAAGTTTTTCAAGAAACGGGTATTGGGAACATGAGGACCGCGGCACATATCGACGTATTCTTGATGATGATACATACCCATTGCTTCCACTTCAGGCATATCTTCAATCAGACGCAATTTGTACTCTTCGCCGCGATCTTGGAAAATTTTGACGGTTTCTGCACGAGGCGTCATCACTTTAATGACGTCATAGTCTTGTGCAATCAACTCTTTCATGCGCGCTTCGATAGCGGCCACATCATCAGGCGTAAATGGTTTTTCAGTTGCAATATCGTAATAGAATCCGTCTTCAATCACCGGGCCGATAACCATTTTTGCATCTGGGTAGAGCTGCTTGACCGCATGACCGACCAAGTGCGCGCAGGAGTGGCGGATAATTTCCACGCCTTCTTTGTCTTTAGGCGTAATGATTTGAACGTGGGCATCTTCGGTAATCGGATCGCAAGCATCCACCAATTTACCGTTAACCTTGCCCGCTACCGTTGCCTTTGCCAGACCTGCACCGATAGACGCTGCAATTTGCGCCACGGTAACGGGTGATTCATATTGGCGGACCGAACCGTCCGGCAAGGTAATGTTCAACATCAGAAAGCTCCAAAACATTAAAAAATAACGGCATAAAGCCGTTATGGAAATTTGGTAGGCACAATTGGACTCGAACCAACGACCCCCACCATGTCAAGGTGGTGCTCTAACCAACTGAGCTATGTGCCTTCATCTAAGTCGCTTATTGTAACGAAGCGTGTTCCCTTTTGCAAGCATCTGTAAATACTTTTCAGACGGCCTGAATATTTTTGTTTGATTTATACCTCATTTTTTATTTCCTCCGTCATTCAGGCCGTCTGAAGCATTGTTTTGACAAAGATAAAATCCGGCCGTCAACCAACGAAAAATCCTTTATAATCTGCCCTTTCATTTCGCACACACGCGAACGTCCAATCTATTATTACTATGCTCAAATTTACCTTACACAAAAAAGACGGTCATGCCCGACGTGGCACTTTGGAACTGAACCACGGCAAAATCGAAACGCCGGTATTTATGCCTGTCGGTACTTACGGTTCAGTCAAAGCGATGAACCCGCAAAACCTGCATGACATCAAAGCACAAATCATTTTAGGCAACACTTACCATCTGTGGCTGCGCCCAGGTTTGGAAGTCATCGAACAATTCGGCGGCCTGCACGAATTTATCGGTTGGAATAAACCGATTTTGACCGACTCGGGTGGTTTCCAAGTATTTTCGTTGTCCGATATGCGCAAGCTGACCGAAGAAGGCTGTACATTCCAAAGCCCGATCAACGGCGACAAACTGTTCCTCTCGCCCGAAGTGTCGATGAAAATCCAAACCGTGTTGAATTCCGACATCGTGATGCAGTTGGACGAATGCACCCCTGGCGAAGCAACGCACAGCCAAGCGCAAAAATCGCTGCAAATGAGCCTGCGCTGGGCGGAACGAAGCAAAAAGGCTTTTGAAGACCTGAAAAACCCGAATGCGCTGTTTGGTATTGTCCAAGGCGCGATGTATGAAGATTTGCGCGAAGAATCGCTGAAAGGCTTGGAAGAGCTCGACTTCCCCGGCTTGGCCATCGGCGGCTTGTCCGTTGGCGAACCTAAGCCCGAAATGTACCGTATGTTGCGCGCCGTCGGCCCTATCCTGCCGGAACACAAACCTCATTATTTGATGGGCGTCGGCACGCCTGAAGACTTAGTGTACGGCGTGGCACACGGCGTGGATATGTTCGACTGCGTTATGCCTACCCGCAATGCACGTAACGGCTGGCTGTTTACCCGTTTTGGCGATTTGAAGATCAAAAACGCCAAACACAAACTCGACAAGCGTCCGATTGATGAAAGCTG harbors:
- a CDS encoding DNA cytosine methyltransferase, whose protein sequence is MIYKNEIKGGNQGEYLEEKAAQYCLFENSGTFQTALKPKFTFIDLFAGIGGFRIAMQNLGGKCVFSSEWDEKAKQTYEANFGEVPFGDITSEETKQYIPKQFDVLCAGFPCQAFSIAGRRGGFEDTRGTLFFDVAEIIRRHRPKAFFLENVKGLTNHDRGRTLQTILNTLREDLGYFVPEPKIVNAKDFGVPQNRERIFIVGFREDTNIKDFEYPEPTRIQVAFKDIREKDTVPTKYYLSTQYIDTLRKHKQRHEEKGNGFGYEIIPDDGIANAIVVGGMGRERNLVIDKRITDFTPTTNIKGEVNREGIRKMTPREWARLQGFPEEFKIPVADASAYKQFGNSVAVPAIQAVAERVLDKLLSDKG
- a CDS encoding very short patch repair endonuclease — protein: MDKLTPEQRKKCMRANKSKGTKPELALAKAMWALGLRYRKNSGSIFGKPDFSFKKYKVAVFVDGEFWHGKDWEQRKAEIKGNREFWIAKIERNIRRDMEVTGRLKAEGWTVLRFWSNDVVKDTTSCAEKVKEIIRARRIDLQKRN
- the pheS gene encoding phenylalanine--tRNA ligase subunit alpha, which encodes MENVNRIVAEGIAAIEAAQDFNALEQIKARYLGKTGELTGLLKTLGQMSPEERKTIGAHINECKNQFQTAFNAKRDALNEAKLQAQLAAEALDITLPGRAQEHGGLHPVTLTLQRVVELFHGMGFEVADGPEIEDDFHNFQALNIPANHPARAMQDTFYVENGDVLRTHTSPIQIRYMLDKKEPPIRIIAPGRVYRVDSDATHSPMFHQAEGLWVEEGVTFADLKAVFTDFIRRFFERDDLQVRFRPSFFPFTEPSAEIDIMGENGKWLEVGGCGMVHPNVLKNVNIDPEKYTGFAFGIGLDRFAMLRYNVNDLRLFFDNDLNFLKQFK
- the rplT gene encoding 50S ribosomal protein L20, translating into MPRVKRGVTARARHQKVFALAKGYRGRRKNVYRVAKQAVMKAGQYAYRDRRQRKRQFRQLWIVRINAGARENGLSYSKFMNGLKRAAIEIDRKVLADLAVFDKATFAQLVEKAKAALAA
- the rpmI gene encoding 50S ribosomal protein L35 translates to MPKMKTKSSAKKRFKVLGNGGVKRGHAFKSHILTKKTTKTKRQLRGTAMVDSRDLASVAKMLPYA
- the infC gene encoding translation initiation factor IF-3, translated to MIAQEREARINGEITAKEVRLISESGDQLGVVSVREALAMAEEQDVDLVEISPTAKPPVCKLMDYGKYKYQQAKKRDEAKKNQKQVQIKEIKFRPGTDEGDYQIKMRNINRFLADGDKVKVTLRFRGREMAHQQLGAQLLERVKEELAEVAQIESFPKMEGRQMVMMIAPKKK
- the thrS gene encoding threonine--tRNA ligase, which encodes MLNITLPDGSVRQYESPVTVAQIAASIGAGLAKATVAGKVNGKLVDACDPITEDAHVQIITPKDKEGVEIIRHSCAHLVGHAVKQLYPDAKMVIGPVIEDGFYYDIATEKPFTPDDVAAIEARMKELIAQDYDVIKVMTPRAETVKIFQDRGEEYKLRLIEDMPEVEAMGMYHHQEYVDMCRGPHVPNTRFLKNFKLTKLAGAYWRGDSNNEMLQRIYGTAWASKDELKAYIQRIEEAEKRDHRKLGKQLDLFHLQDEAPGMVFWHPKGWALWQVIEQHMRKELNAAGYKEVKTPQIMDKTFWEKSGHWENYKDNMFVTSSEKREYAVKPMNCPGHVQIFNNGLRSYRDLPMRLAEFGSCHRNEPSGALHGLMRVRGFVQDDAHIFCTEDQIVDEARAFNELLVRIYKQFGFHDVAVKLSLRPEQRAGSDEVWDKAEQGLRDALTACGVEWEELPGEGAFYGPKIEYHVKDALGRSWQCGTLQLDFVLPERLNAEYVTENNDRARPVMLHRAILGSLERFIGILIENHAGSFPLWLAPVQMVIMNITENQADYCREVAAKLQAAGFRVELDLRNEKIGYKIRDNSQYRFPYQIVVGDKEKQENKVAVRRKAEDLGSLNVDDFIAQLQQEITDALVNH
- the tgt gene encoding tRNA guanosine(34) transglycosylase Tgt codes for the protein MLKFTLHKKDGHARRGTLELNHGKIETPVFMPVGTYGSVKAMNPQNLHDIKAQIILGNTYHLWLRPGLEVIEQFGGLHEFIGWNKPILTDSGGFQVFSLSDMRKLTEEGCTFQSPINGDKLFLSPEVSMKIQTVLNSDIVMQLDECTPGEATHSQAQKSLQMSLRWAERSKKAFEDLKNPNALFGIVQGAMYEDLREESLKGLEELDFPGLAIGGLSVGEPKPEMYRMLRAVGPILPEHKPHYLMGVGTPEDLVYGVAHGVDMFDCVMPTRNARNGWLFTRFGDLKIKNAKHKLDKRPIDESCTCYACQNFSRSYLHHLHRVGEILGAQLNTIHNLHFYQVIMAEMREAIEQGKFADWQAQFHENRARGVD